In Streptomyces sp. NBC_00344, the genomic window GGACTGACCGACGACGAGGTGCACACGCTCCTGGCCACCATCGGGCGCAGCTCGAAGCGCGACGGTCTGGAGAGCGCCCGCCAGGAATTCCTCGGCCAGTTCGGCATCGGGCTGCTGGCCTGTTTCGTCGTGGCCCGGCAGATCCGTGTCGTCTCGCGCTCCGCGCGCACCCCCGGCCGACCGCCCGTCGAGTGGCTGGCCACGGACGACGGCTCGTACACCGTGCGTACGCTCCCCGACGAGGCCAGGCCCGAACCGGGCACCACCGTCCATCTGGAACCGCGGCCCGGTGCCGAGGAGTGGACCGCCCCGCAGCGGGTGGAGGAACTGGCCCGCGACTTCGGGTCGCTGCTGGCCCACGAGGTGACCTTCGCCGGTCCCGACGGCGCCGCCCGCCCGGTCACCGACCGTCCCGCCGTCTGGGAGCGCGCCCACCCGACGCCCGCCGCCCGCAGAGTGGCCCTCGCCGGACACTGCGCCAGGGTCTTCGGTTTCACCCCGCTCGACTCCATCGACCTGGATCTGCCGGTCGCCGGGGTGCGGGGCGTCGCGTATGTCCTGCCCTCCGCCACCAGCCCGGCCCACCGTGCCGCCCACCGGGTCCATCTCAAGGGCATGCTGCTCACCGACCGGGCGGACAATCTGCTGCCCGACTGGGCCTTCTTCGTACGCGTCGTCCTCGACACCGACACCCTTCGGCCGACGGCATCCCGGGAGAACCTCTACGACGACGAAACCCTGGCAGCTGTCCGCGAGGCACTCGGCGCCCGGATCAGGGAGTGGCTCACCGAACTCGCCGCAGGTGACCCCGAACGCCTCGCTGCCTTCCTCACCGTCCATCACCTGGGAGTGAAGTCGCTGGCCCGCCACGACCCCGCGCTCCTCGAACTGATGCTGCCGTGGCTGCCGTTCGAGACCAGCGACGGCCGGATGACCCTCGACGAATTCGTGGCCGCCCATCCGGAGGTGCACTTCACCCGCACCGTCGAGGAGTTCCGCCAGGTCTCCCCCATCGCCGCTGCCCACGGCCTCGGCATCGTCAACGGCGGATACACCTATGACGCCGACCTGGTCGCCATGCTCCCGCTCATCCGTGGTGGTGTCAGCGTCTCGGAACTCGACGCGGGCGCCGTCACAGCACAACTCGATTCCGTACCGCCCCACCAGGAGCTGGCGCTTGCCTCGTTCCTGGCCACCGCCCGCGGCAAGCTCGACCCGCTCGGCTGCGACGTGGCGCTGCGCTGCTACCAGCCCATCACCGTGCCCGCGCTGTTCCTCGACGACCGCCAGGCCCGGCACGAGCGGGACCGTGCGAGTGCCGAGGCGGAAGCCGACGCGCTGTGGACGGACATCCTCGGCGCGCTGCGGGGGGCCGCGCCCCGCGCCAGGCTGGTGCTCAACCACAACAACCCGCTGGTGCGGCGGATCGCCTCGATCCCCGACCCGGAACTCGCCGGCACCGCAGTCGAATCTCTCTACGGACAGGCGTTGCTGATGGCGCAGCGCCCACTGCGCCCCGCCGACACGGCGCTGCTCAACCGGGCCTTCCTTGGCCTCCTTGAATGGGCGACCCACTCCACCGGCCGTCCGGCCGCCGGCGCCGCCCCGGAGGACCAGCAGTGAGCACACCCACCTCTGCCGACGTCTATCAGGCGATCTGGGAGAACGACAGCGCGCCCAACGGCCAGCTGCGCAACGCCCGCGCCGAGGAACTCGTCGCGGCAGCCGAACAGACAGCCGACCCCGAGGTGGTGCGCACCGCGCTCTTCGCGCTCATCGACTCCTACGAATACAGCACCGAGAGCGGCAAGATGCTCGTGCCCTTCGCCCGGTTGCTGCAGGA contains:
- a CDS encoding HSP90 family protein, yielding MHETSAPSGLAANTFQVDLRGLVDLLSHHLYSSPRVYVRELLQNAVDAMTARRALEPDAPVRIRLTATGGAVTIEDTGIGLTDDEVHTLLATIGRSSKRDGLESARQEFLGQFGIGLLACFVVARQIRVVSRSARTPGRPPVEWLATDDGSYTVRTLPDEARPEPGTTVHLEPRPGAEEWTAPQRVEELARDFGSLLAHEVTFAGPDGAARPVTDRPAVWERAHPTPAARRVALAGHCARVFGFTPLDSIDLDLPVAGVRGVAYVLPSATSPAHRAAHRVHLKGMLLTDRADNLLPDWAFFVRVVLDTDTLRPTASRENLYDDETLAAVREALGARIREWLTELAAGDPERLAAFLTVHHLGVKSLARHDPALLELMLPWLPFETSDGRMTLDEFVAAHPEVHFTRTVEEFRQVSPIAAAHGLGIVNGGYTYDADLVAMLPLIRGGVSVSELDAGAVTAQLDSVPPHQELALASFLATARGKLDPLGCDVALRCYQPITVPALFLDDRQARHERDRASAEAEADALWTDILGALRGAAPRARLVLNHNNPLVRRIASIPDPELAGTAVESLYGQALLMAQRPLRPADTALLNRAFLGLLEWATHSTGRPAAGAAPEDQQ